Genomic segment of Umezawaea sp. Da 62-37:
CCGCCGGTGCGCCGTGGCGGTCCGAGCCGCCCACCGGGGGAAGGCGGATCCAGGTGGTCCTATCCGATCCCGGTGCCCGGTAAGGGCTTCCTGCCGTGCGGAGGACGGTGACGCCCGCCGATCGGGAGGGAGATCCCGCGGAGCCCGGCCGCTTTCCCGGTCCCGCCGCGAGGGTGGGACCCACTCGCCGTCACCCTGGCCGTCATCGCTGCCGTCGGACACCTGCCCGCGTCGATCGACGTTTCCTGATCTGCATCCGCCGGTCGGACATGACCGCGCACAAGGAGGCGACCGCCACCGGATTCCGGTGGCGGTCGCCTCCTTGTGCGCCCATTGTTATTTCGGCGAATCGGAGTCCGTCGACCGGGTCGCGTAGTACGCGGCGATCCGCGTCGAGATGTTCTGGGCGGTCTTCTTGGCCGATGCGTTCACGAAGGGTTCCAAGGTCTTCTCCAACGCCTTGCCCGCGATACCTCCGGGCAGGTGGAACTCGACTCGGAGTTCCACCGTGCTGTGCGAGGCGTCGACCGCGGAGAAGGTGAAGGTGGTGGACGTGTCCATCCCCGAGGTGGACTTGTAGGCGACCAGGGCGTTCTTCTCCCACTGGATCGTCTTGAGCGTCGACTTCACGGTGGACGGACCGATTTTCGACACGGCCGCGTACACCGATCCGAGACCGTGGTCGAGGTCCCCGACCGGCGTGTAGCTCGTCATCCCGTGCCAGTACTCGACCACGTTCCGGTAGTCGTCGAGGTACTCGAATGCGACTTCCAGCGGAGCATCGCACTTCTCGACGAAATGGACTTCAGTCATGTCCTGCTTCCTCTGGTCGATTCGCGAGCGGAAGGGGCAGGATTCGAACCTGCGTGGGCGTGAGCCCGGCCGAGGAAACCTCGGCCCCCGTTGGGCCTCTTCGGGTACCCTTCCCGGATTGAGCGGTCACACGATGTTCGTCACCCGTGCCAAGCTCCACAGGGAACGCGGCGAGATTCCGCCGTCGAAGGCGAAGTACTCGGGCAGCACCGTGGTCGGATTCCACTTCAGCTTGTATTCCAACTGGCTCTTCGCCGGGTAGACGCTGTCGCCGCGATCGGCGAGCAGTCGAACGATCCGTGCGGCGGTGCGACTCGCGGTCGACAGCTGGTAGCTGTCGTCCAGGCTGGTGAACGGTGTGAAGCCGAAGTGCAGCCAGGGTGCGCCCAGCGACCGCATGTGCTCGATGGCGTGGAAGTTGATCGCTTCCATGACGCCCGGCGGGCAGTCCGGCAGTCGCCTGCTCAGGTCGTGCAGCCATCCTGGACGTGAGCCGTACACGGGTGCGTAGGAGATGTAGCCGATCGGGTTGCCGTCGATCCTCCCGACGAACAGCTTCCGCAGCGGCTGCCACGATCCGCCGATCTCACCGATCAGGAACTTCAGCTCCTTGGTGTGCCGTCCTTTCTGCCGGAGCCATCGCGAATCGATGTTGTCGATATCGTCGGCAACCTGTCCCGCGTCCACATCGGAAATCTCGAGCCCTTCCCGCATGGCGCGGGATATCTTGTTCCGCAGCCGGACGAACCGCTTCCCCCGAAGGGTGAAGTCCGCCAGGTCCACGGCGTAGGAAGCGCCGATCTGGTTGACCGTCAGGCCGAGTTCCGCGAACAGTTCCGCGTCCGAGCGTTGCAGCTGCACGCCGACGACCCGCCGCCCGTTGGAGTGGGCATGGGCGATGAACTCCGATTGCAACTCCTTCCTGCTGTCGGCATCGGCGAACGGTCCTCCGAACTGGATCCACCGCCGACCGTGTGGCCGGTAGCACACGACACCGTCGACATCGGCGCACGTGAAGTACTCGTTGCCGCTGTTGAGGGCGAGGAACGCGCTTGGGTTGTCCGCAAACCGCTCGAGAGCGGACAACGTCCGATCGTGGCCTTTCGGCCGGAGCGTCTCCGGTACCTCCATGGTCTGCCTCCACGTTCGGAATGCGATGGGACAGACGGTAGACGACGGGTCTGACGCCGGGGCGATATCGCGCGGGGAAGGGAGTCAGGGACGTTTCAGGACCGCTGTGGATACTTCGCCGTGGATCACTGACAGTGGAGCGTTGAGCAGCGGCAGAGCTGCCATCGGAACCTAGATTGCGGGGTCACGTTGACAGCGAACGACGAAGCCCACGAAATCCCGTCATTCGGCAGTTTTGTGCGAGGAAAGGACGTCGACAGCGGCCAATGGGTGTACGCGCTCTCCGCGCGTGCGGTTCTGGACGACTCGTTCGCGAGCCTCACGCTCAAGCGCAACCTCGAAGCGGGTCGGGTCCCCCTCTCCGAGGCGCCTCCCGGTGTGATCGTCGGCAGGGTCGCGGTGGCGGAGAAGGAGACGATCGCGGACGCGTTGGCCGCCGCGGCCGAAGCCACGAAGACCTGGCGTTCGGCACCGCTCTCGGTGCGCCTCGACGGCCTGATGGAACTGCTGCACACGACCATCCGGGAGAACGCGGACGAGATCATCCGCATGCTGACCCTGGAAGGGCACCCGCTGGAGCTGGCGAGGTGGGAAGTCGGCGGGATGTGCGAGCTGACCAGGCCCGAGTCGATCGGTTTCCTGCGCGGCCAGCTGTGGCAGGAGTTCTCGGTGGACAGCCGCCGCAACATCGTGCGGCGGCAACCCGACGGCGTGGTGTGCATCAACCCGCCCGCGAACGCCCCCCTGGTCAGCGCGCTGCTCGGCATCA
This window contains:
- a CDS encoding SRPBCC family protein — its product is MTEVHFVEKCDAPLEVAFEYLDDYRNVVEYWHGMTSYTPVGDLDHGLGSVYAAVSKIGPSTVKSTLKTIQWEKNALVAYKSTSGMDTSTTFTFSAVDASHSTVELRVEFHLPGGIAGKALEKTLEPFVNASAKKTAQNISTRIAAYYATRSTDSDSPK
- a CDS encoding DUF2156 domain-containing protein; its protein translation is MSALERFADNPSAFLALNSGNEYFTCADVDGVVCYRPHGRRWIQFGGPFADADSRKELQSEFIAHAHSNGRRVVGVQLQRSDAELFAELGLTVNQIGASYAVDLADFTLRGKRFVRLRNKISRAMREGLEISDVDAGQVADDIDNIDSRWLRQKGRHTKELKFLIGEIGGSWQPLRKLFVGRIDGNPIGYISYAPVYGSRPGWLHDLSRRLPDCPPGVMEAINFHAIEHMRSLGAPWLHFGFTPFTSLDDSYQLSTASRTAARIVRLLADRGDSVYPAKSQLEYKLKWNPTTVLPEYFAFDGGISPRSLWSLARVTNIV